Below is a window of Desulfarculaceae bacterium DNA.
GAGGCCCCAGCCGTTGAAGGGCGCGTCCAGGGCGCTGGGCAGGGCGCCGTCCGGGCCGGAGGCGATGTGCCAGGAGTAGGTCTGATGATACCCGGTGCGCGAGCGCAGATAGTCGATGGACCCACCGCTTATGGCCAGGCGCTGCATCTCCCCGGCCAGTTCGGCCTCGCTCATACCCTCGCGGATCAGCCCGGGCAGCTGGGCATATATATCGGCGGCCAGCTTGCCCGAGGCGGCGATGCGCTCCAGCTCCCAGGCGTCCTTCACCGCCTTGAGCTCCATCCAGGGGCGGGTGGCGTCCCCCAGCTCCACTCCGGGCAGGCGCTTGACCCAGCCCAGGTAGTCCGCCGCCGAAAGCACGTCCATGGTCAGGCCCAGCCTGGCCCCAGCGGGCAGGGCCTCGCGGAGCATGCCCGCCGCCTGGGTCAGGCCGCTGATGGGCGTGACCGCCAGGGGACACTCGGCCGCGGCCCGCCCGACGTGGCGGCGCATGAGCACCAGGGGCTCGCCCGCGGCGGGCACCAGCACCAGGCCCTGCTGGCTGGTACCCGAGGCGTAGAACACGTCGTAGGAGTCGGTGAGCAGCACCGCGTCCAGGCCCGCCTCGGCGCACATGGCCGCGATGCGCTCCACGCGCGGGCCGATCACCTCGGCCGGGACCAGGTGGTACCAGGAGGGGAAGCGCCAGCTCACAGCAGCTCCTCCGCCCGGCCCAGCCAGGCCCAGACCAGCTCGGCCATGGCCTCCAGGTCCGAAAGCTTGAGCAGCGAGGCCTGGGAATGGATGTAGCGGGTGGGCACGCTCACCACCCCGGTGGGCACCCCACCCCGGGAGGTGTGGATGGCCCCGGCGTCGGTGCCGCCGTAGGGGGGCAGCTTGCGCTGGCAGGGCACGCCCGCCTCGGCCGCCGCCTCCTCCAGGCTCTCCACGATGCGCGCGGGCACCACGATGCGCCCGTCGGCCACGGTGATGGCCGGGCCCTTGCCCAGATGCGAGGCGTTGCGCCAGGCGACCACGCCCGGCGTCTCGCCCATGGTGGACTCCACACACAGGGCCAGGTCCGGAGCCAGGTCAAAGGCCGAGGTCATGGCCCCGCGCAGGCCCACCTCCTCGGCCACCGAGAAGTTCATCACCAGGCCGAAGGGCAGCTCGCGCCCCTGGTCGGCCAGGCGCTCCAGCAGGTGCGCCAAAATGGCGCAGCCCGCCCGGTTGTCCAGGTTGCGGGCAAAGTAGCAGCCCTCGCCCAGGGGGCCGCAGCCCAGGTCCAGCACCCCCATGGAGCCCACCTGGATGCCCGCCTCGGCCACCGCCTCGGCGCTGCCCAGGCCGGGGTCCAGGAATAGCTGCTCCCAGGCCAAAGCCTTGTCCAGGTCCTTGCCGTGGGACACATGGGGCGGCAGCAGGCCGCACAGGGCGGGCAGGCTCTGGCCGGGCCGGGTCTGCAACAAGACCCGCGAGCCGGGCATGAGCCGCTTGTCCAGGCCGCCCAGGGGGGCCACCCGGATGAACCCGGCATCGTCCACCTGCTGCACGATCAGCGCAACCTCGTCCAGGTGGGCGTCCAGCATCACCAGGGGCCGCTTGTCCGGGTTCCACCAGGCCCTAAGGCTGCCCAGACGGTCCACCTCCATGCGCTGCGCCTTGGCTTCCACCAGCTCGCGCACCACGGCGCGGATCTCGTCCTCGCGCCCCGGCGGGCCCAGGGGCGGACAGAGCCGGTCCAACAACTCGCTGAGGGTCATGCTCGTCTCCTAACCCTAGTGCAGGTGCTCCTCCTGGGGCGGGGGCCCGGCGAAGAAGGCCTTCAGATAGTACAGCCCCTTGGTATCCGGGCTGGTCACCGGCGCGCTGCCCAGGCGGCCCTGGGCGCTGAGCATCTCGTAGAGGTCGTCCACGATGGTGGCGAACAGCTCGAAGTCCGAGGGGGACTGGTAATAGCTGTCCAACAGGGCCAGGAAGTCCGATCCCAGCTCGTAGTTCTCCAGCACGGTGAGCAGATGGGCCTCGTCGCTGGTGCCCACGTAGATCAGGTGGGGGCAGCGGTTGATCTCGCTCACCTCCTTGCCCAGCCGGAGCTGGTTGTCCTCGGAGCAGAAGGGGCACTGGCTGTGGATGATCTGCCCGCCGCCCGGCTCCTGGGGCACGTACAGGGCCAGCTCGCTGGGGCTGAAGGTCACCTCGGGATGCAAGCGGCCCAACAGCTCCAAATCCACCGGCTCGCCCATGATCGCCGCGCACCAGCGGCTCCAGGCCAGGGCGGCCACGGCCGGGGCCAGCTCCCCGGGCACCCCCTCCAGGGCGTCGCCCAGGGTCAGCCAGGTCAAGAGCTCCGCGTCGGAGTGGGCCCCGGTGGCCTGGGGCCGGGCCAAAACCTGCGCGGCCAGCTCGGCCAGGGCCGGGTCCGGGCTCTCCGGGTCCTGTCCCGCGGCCTGGAGGGCCCGCCGGGTCAGGGTGTTCAACTCCTGGCCGGCGGCGGCGCGCATCTGGGGCCCCCCGGCCAGGGCGGCGGCCATGTAGTCCTCCACCAGCTCGTAGTCGCCGGGGTCGATGGCCCCCTCGCGCACCGGGCCCAGGGAGTAGAGCACCCGGTGGAACAGGAAAGGCCGGTCGGCCCTCATGCTGGCCAGGGCGTGGGCCAGCACCGGGCCGGGCTCGGGCAGGGCCCAGAGCCAGGCCAGGGGGTCGCGCCCCTGGCTCTCGCTGGGGTGCATGGTCTCGGCGGCCAGGGAGGCGCGGACCGTGAGGTCGAAGACCTCCTCGTCCTCCATGCCCAACAGCCCCGCCTGGTCGAAGCAGAAGGCCGGCCAGTCCAGGGCCCGTAGCGGGCTGAAAAAAGCGGTCTCCAATATGCCCCGCACCAGGGCCAGGTCGCCGTAGAGCTTTTCCCGGGGGTCCATGGCCCTACTCCTCGATGGGGTGGTGGTGATGGGGCTCCGGGTCCTTCAAAAACTTGTCGTGATACTCTTCTTCGCTCAGGTGCCGGCGCAGCAGGTCGCTGATCAGGTCGAAGACCGTCTCCAGGTCCTTCTGCTCCAGGCGGGGGAGGATGGCCCTCATGCAGTCGTCGTCCGCGAACTTCTGCAAGTAGACCCACACCGTGGCCTCGTCGGTGGGCCGGTCCAGGCCGAAGCCCACCAGGCCCTTGTATTCCTCCACAAAACCGTGGCTGTGATCGGCCATGTTCTCTCCTTTTAATTACAGGCGTGCGGCCTTGCGCCGCCCCCGGCGGGCCAGCCAGGCGGTGAGCCCCAGGGCCAAGGCTAGGCGCGGCCCCAGAATCCAGAAGGCGCTGCCGCCCAAGAGCACGAAGATGGCCGTGTCCTCCACCACCGCGTGGCAGGTGATGAGAAACACCGCCAGGGCCAGGCGCTCGCCCTCGGCCAGGCCCCGCTCCCGGCTCACGGAGACCAAAATGCCCGCGCCGTACAACAGGCCCAGGAACACCCCGGCCAGAAGGGGCACCAACGCCCCCGGGCCCAGGCCCAAACGGGCCAGCCAGGGGCGCAGGCGGGGCCAGGGGCGCTCGAACACCCCGTAGGCCTTGGCCATCTCGTAGCCAATTATAAGGGGCAGCACCACCGCGGCAATCTCGGCGCAGAGGATGAGCCCCTGGCCCAGGGCGCCGGGGATTATGCCCCACACCTTGCCTAACATATGATCAGCGCCAATAGCCAGCCCGCCCCCAGGCCCAAGGCCAGGCGGAACCAGGTAAGCAGTTGGTAGCGCGGGGTGAGCTGGCGCACCACCACCGCCTCCACCAAGAGGCTATGGCTGATGCCCAGAATGAGCCCCAGGATGCTCACCTGCTGCCAGGTGAGGGCCAAGGGCGCGGCCACCGCCGCCGCCGCGTAGAGGTTCACCAGCATCCCGGCCACCAGCACCGCCGCCGCCTCGGGGGGCAGGCTCCACTGGCCCATCACCGGGGCCAAAAAGCCGCTGATATAGGCCATGGCCCCGGAGGCGGTGAGCACCTCGGATAGCACGTACAGGGGCAGGATGTTGATCACCAGAAAGCCCATGAACTTGCGGCAGCGGGCGAGGCCCTGGCCCAGGGCCGGTCGCCACAGGGGCACCGGCGCGGCCGTCTGGCGGGGTGCGGTCGACATGGCTGAAGCATAGGCCCCAAGTGCTATATGGTCAAGGAGCCCCCTTGACAAGGCGGGAGCCGCCTTGGCAAGATAATTCTGGTCTAAGGTTAGCCCAATTTTCGATCTTCATTTGACTACCCCCGCACCGGGAAGCACAACCCGGCGAGGAGGTTCTTTGCACAATAGGAAACGGAAAAAAGCCTACGAGGAGGTGGCCGAGGCCATCCGCACGCAGGTATTTTCCGGCGAGTTGAGCCAGGACCAGCAGCTGCCTCCCGAACGAGAGCTGGCCGAGGGTTTCGGGGTCAGCCGGGTGGTGGTGCGCGAGGCCATCCGCACCCTGGAGCTGGCCGGCATCCTGCGCGTGCAAAAAGGGGCGGGCGGGGGCACCTTCGTGTGCCATGACCTGGACAAGCCCCTCATAACCTCGATAGAAAATCTTTTAGCCGGGGGAGACATCTCCCTCAACGACCTGTTCGAGATGCGCCTGATGCTGGAGCCGCCCGCCGCGGCCCTGGCCGCCGAGAGGGCCCGCCCCGAGGACCTGGGGCCCCTGCGCGAGATTCTGGAACAGGCCGAAGGCAATCATAGCGACTCCCAGGCGCTTCGAGACGACAACCTGGAATTCCACCGCCGCCTGGTGGCCCTGGCGGGCAATCCCCTGCTCAGCGTGCTTTGCGAAACCGTGCTGAGCATTCTGGTGGGGACCCTGCGAGGCAAGTTGAACCGCCGGACGAGCCAAACGGTTCACCGGTTTCACCACCAAATCTTTCAGGCGTTGCTGGCCAGTCAAGCCGACCTGGCCCGCAAGCTGACCATAGACGACCTGGAGACCTTGCGCGATTTGTACCACCGCATGGGGGTGCAAGTGGCCCAGGACCAGGCCAGCCGCAAGGCCAGCTGAAGATTTTTTAAACCAGGTAACTGTCTCAAAACGTATGGGAGGACAAACATGCGAATCAGCAAACTGATGCTCATCGGGCTCATGGCCGCCATGGCCCTGGCCCTGGCCCTGGGTGGCTGCGCCACCGTGGACAAGGGCGTGGACAACATGAAGAAGGAGATGGCCAAGCCCGCTCCGGTGAAGCCCGGCCCCTGCGCGGTGCAGGGCAAGCTGGTGCGCGCCCTGGCCCCCGAGGCCAAGCTGGTGGGCCTCACCTGCATGCACAAGCCTTTCGACGGGGTGATGTCCCTGGCGGTCAAGGTTTCGCTGCAGAACGTGTCCAAGGAGCCCCAGCGTTTCCGGGTCAACATCTTCCTGGCCAACGACAAGGCCGTGGGTGGTCTCATCCCCCGCAAGACCAAAAAGGGTCTGGTAAAGCCCGGCGCCACCGCCAGCTTCACCTACTTCTTCAAGGGTCAGGAAAAGACCCCTCTGGGCATGACCCTCATCGTCAAGACCATGAGCAAGTAGCCCAAGGATCAAGGGAGGAACCCAATGAAACGCTTTAGCATTATTGCAATCATCGCGGCGCTGATCCTGGTCGGCGCCGGCCTGGCCCAGGGCGTAACCTTCATTTCCATCGGCACCGGCGGCACCGGCGGCATCTATTATCCCTACGGCGGCGGCGTGGCCGAGGTATGGTCCAAGTACGTCAAGGGCGTCAAGGCGGTGGCCGAGGTCACCGGCGCCAGCGTGGAGAACGTCAAGCTGGCCGACAAGGGCGAGACCGTGGTGGGCGAGGTCATGGGCGGCGTGGCCCTGGCCGGCTACAAGGGCCTGAGCAAGTTCCGGGGCAAGAAGCACCGGATCCTCTCCATGGCCATCATGTACCCCAACCTGCTCCAGGTTGTGGTGATGAAGAAAAGCCCCATCACCAACATCGAGCAGATCAAGGGCAAGAGCATCTCCAGCGGCAGCCCCGGCTCGGGCACCAACTTCATGGCCGAGGCCGTGTTCAAGGCCCTGGGCATCGAAAAGGGCTCCTACGACGACAAGCGCCTGAGCTTCACCGAGACCGCCAACGCCCTGCGCGACGGCACCATCGAGGTGGGCATCTGGTCGGTGGGCCCGGGCACCAGCTCCATCATGGACCTGGCCACCACCCACGAGATCCGCATCCTTTCCTTCACCCCCGAGCAGGTCAAGAAGATCACCGGCGCGGTGAAGACCTACATGGCCGTGGACCTGGGCGCCGGCGTGTATCGCGGCGTGGACAAGCCGGTTCCCACCATCGGCGTGTGGAACGTGATGATCGTGCAGAAGTCCCTGGACACCGAGCTGGTCTACAAGCTGGTCAGCGCCCTGTGGGACCACCGCGACTACATGATGAAGATCCACCCCTCGGCGGCTTACACCACCCCGGAGAACGCGGTTAAGTACAGCCCCATTCCGCTGCACCCGGGCACCATCAAGGCCCTCAAGGAACGCGGCGTCACGGTGCCCGACATCCTGAAGCCCTAAGTGACCGCACTGAACCGGCCGGTCCGGCTGGCCCTTTTGGGGCTGGCCGGACTGGCCTTGATTCTGATCGTATTGGCCCTTTTGCCCGGAGGAGTGGTGCTGAGCATCACTCCGGTGAAGGGTGGGCCGCCCCTGCTGGAGCTGCCGCTCCAGCCCGGCGAGCGCTTCACCCTGCACTACTACCATTCGGTGGAAAACGCCCCCATCTGGGAGGAGCACAGCGTCGATTCCTCGGGACGCATCTACATCGAGGAAGAGCGCTACCTCAAGTACGGGGCGGGCATGGGCAAGATGCCCGGGGTGGGCCGCATGATCATGCGCGGCCCCTATGAAGCCATTACCGACATGCACCTGCCCACCGGGGACTTCGTCCTCAGGGTAGGCAGCCCGGGGGTGGACCACACCATCCTGTGGCGGCACACGGCGACCAACCTGAGCGCCGTGGTCCCCCACCAGGCGGTGATGTTCTCGGCCCGGCCGGAGAGCCTGCTCGGCGAGCTGTGGCACCGGCTGATGCCCAGGAAGGCCACTCCCAACACGCGGGAGCCGTAGATGATTTCAACCGTGAATGCCGCCGGCGCGGCGAGCCAGCAGGGGCCCAACCAGGCCCTGGTGAACGCGGTGGCCAAAGTGGTCATGGTTCTGGCGGTGAGCCTGAGTCTCTACCAACTTTACACCGCGGGTATCGCTCCTCTCACCGCCCTGGTCCAGCGCTCGCTGCACCTGGGCGCCATTCTCAGCCTCACCTTCCTGCTCAGGCCCATCGGGCCCTGGGCCCGGAAGGACCGCTTCAATTTCTGGACGCTGATGGACTGGGCCCTGGTCTTGGCCTCGGTCTATTGCGTCTATTACATCTGCTCCAACTTGAACGAGATCTTCGCCCGCCAGGGAGACTGGCTCGAGGCCGACGTCTGGGTCAGCGTGGTGGGCACCCTGCTCACCCTGGAGGCCTGCCGCCGGGTCATCGGCGGGGTGATGGCCGGCATCTGCTTCGCCGCGCTCATCTACGCCTTCACCATGGGCGACGTGATCCTGGCGGTGTTGGGCTGCATGCTCTTTGCACGGCTGTGCAACAGCCCCAAGAGCTGGCTCACCCTGCTGGTGGGCCTGGCCGCGGTGGGCTATTGGCTCTACGGCATCTATTACGAGCCCTACCTGCTGGACATGTTCCTGCACAAGCCCTACAGCGTGGAGCGCATCGCCACCACCCTGTGGCTGACCACCGAGGGCATCTTCGGCCTGCCCCTGGGCGTGGCCGCCACCTTTGTCTTCGTGTTCGTCTTGTTCGGGGCCTTCCTGGAGGTCACCGGCGGGGGCAACTTCTTCATCGATTTGGCCTACGCCCTCACCGGCCGCTTCTCCGGCGGCCCGGCCAAGACCGCGGTATTGGCCTCGGGCTTCATGGGCTCGGTGTCCGGCTCGGCGGTGGGCAACGTGGTGGCCACCGGGTCCTTCACCATCCCCATGATGAAACGGGTGGGCTATAGGCCCCACGTGGCCGGGGCCATCGAGGCGGCGGCCAGCACCGGCGGCCAGCTCATGCCCCCCATCATGGGCGCGGGCGCCTTCCTCATGGCCGAGTTCACCAACACCAGCTACCTGACCATCATCAAGGTGGCCCTGGTGCCGGCCATCCTCTACTACTTCACCGTGCTTCTGTTCGTGCACTTCGAGGCCCAGAAACAGGGCATCATGGGCCAACCCAAGGACAAGCTGCCCAAGGCCTGGAACGTGATCAAAGGGGGCCTGCACTTCATCATTCCGGTGGGCATCCTCGTCTACGTGCTCATGGCCAACTACTCGCCCATGATGGCCGGCTTCGTGGCGGTGGTGAGCACCCTGGCCGCCAGCATCCTGGCCAACCTGGTGCGCTGGAGCCTGAACAAGGGCGTGGTCAAGGAGATCAGCGACCAGCGCCTGAGCGCCGGGGAGCTGGCCAAGGCGGAAGGTTCCATGGTGGTCACCGGCCTGGAGCGCGGGGCCAGGAACGCCATCATGGTCTCGGTGGCCTGCGCCGCGGCGGGCATCATCGTGGGCATGGTCACCCTCACCGGCATGGGGCTCAAGTTCTCCAGCCTGGTCCTGGACCTCTCCTTCGGCATCGAGGCCCTGGCCATCCTGCTCATCGGAGCCGCCTCGCTGGTCTTGGGCATGGGCCTGCCGGTGACCGCCTCCTACATCGTCCTGGCCACCCTGGCCGGTCCGGCCCTGCTGGACCTGGGCGTGCCGCTGTTGGTCACTCACATGATCGTGTTCTGGTACTCCCAGGACGCCAACGTGACCCCGCCGGTCTCCCTGGCCTCCTTCGCCGGGGCGGGCGTGGCCGGGGCCAACCCCATGCAGACCGCCTTCACCTCCTGGAAGCTGGCCAAGGGGCTCTACATCATCCCCATCATCATGGCCTACCGCCCCATGCTGGGCATCGCCAACGGCAAGGAGTACGAGCTGATGCACTGGGAGGTGATCTTCACCTGGATCACCACCCTGTGCGGCCTGGTGGCCTTTGCTTCCGCCCTGGACCGCTACATGTTCCGCAAGGCCACCATCCTGGAGACGGCGATCCTGGTCTGCGCGGCGGGCCTGCTGTTCTGGCCGGACATCGTGCTGCCCGGCGGCGGGGTGATCCCCGCCTGGCTGGTGGATTCGGCCGGCTTCGGCTTGCTGATCCTGGTAGTGATCATGCAGAAGGTCTGGCGCCCGGCGGGCGCCGCCCCGGCCGCGGCCTGACTCTAGAAACAACCCGAACCCCCAGGGGCGGCTCCGAACGGGGCCGCCCCTTTTTTGCGGCTATAATGGCCTCATGACTTGGCGTCTGAAATCTTTGGCCGCGCTGTTGCTGGTATTGCTCCTGGCCGCCCCGGCCCGGGCCTGGTCGCCGCCAGCCGACCCGCCCCGCCCCGGCCCCTGGGCCGTGGCCGAAAGCCGCCAAACCTGGCAGGACGCCTCCCGCGGCCGCGAGGTGCCGGTGAAGCTCTACCGCCCCCAAGGCGCGCCCGCCCCCTGGCCGGTGCTGATAATCTCCCACGGCCTGGGGGGCAGCCGCGAGGCCATGGCCTACCTGGCCCGCCATTTGGCCAGCCAGGGCTACGGCGTCTGCGCGGTGCAACACGCGGGCAGCGACGGCGAGGTGGGCGCGGGGCTCAGCCTGCTGGCCACCTACTGGGCCCTGTACAAGGCCGGGCGCAACCCGGAGAGCTACCGCCAGCGGGCCGGGGACCTCTCCTTTGCCCTGAACCGCCTGGCCCTATTGAACCGCGAGCCCGGCCCCTGGCAAGGCCGCCTGGACCTGGGCCGCGTGGGGGTGGCCGGGCACTCCATGGGAGCGCTCAGCGCGCTGATCGCGGCGGGACAGGATTTCGGAGGGGGCGGTGCCTGGCGCGAGCCCCTGTTCCGGGCCTTCATCGCCCTGAGCCCGCCGGTGCCCGGCAAGCTCCCGCCTCGGCGGATGTACGGGCCCATCGCCCTGCCCGGCCTGCACATCAGCGGCGGACAAGACGTGGCCCGCCTGGGCTTCACCACCGCCGAGCGGCGGCGAGTGCCCTTTGACCACATCAAACGGGCCGACCAGTATCTACTGTGGCTAAACGACGGCGATCACCGCAGTCCCCTGGGCTATCCTGCCGGGCCGGAGCGTCCGGCCCACGAGGCCCGCTACCACCAGCTCATCCTCATGGCGGTGAGCGCCTTTGCGGACGCCTATCTGCGGGAGGAGGCGGCGGCGCGGGCCTGGCTGCAAGGCCCGGCCCCGGAGCGGGCGGTGGGAGGCGTGGCCGCCTGGGAGTGGCGGGCCGGGACGCCGCGCCGATAGCGCCGCGCCCCACAAAAAAAGGGCGCGCCCCATGGGACGCGCCCTGAATCGTTCCAGCGGAAAAGGAGGAGCTTACTCTTCCGTTTTCTCCTCGGCCGGGGCCTCTTCCATGGCCGCCAGCTTGGCCTTGAGCTCGGCCACTTCCTGCTTGTAGCGCTCGGCGTCGTCGCCCTCGGCGGCGGGCGGGGTGAAGGGCTCCATGGCCGCTTCGCTCTCGGCCTTGCGCTTGTCCTTCATCTCCTCGGCCCCCAGATAGGCGGCCAGAACCCCGCCCAGGATCAGGATGGGCGGAATCACGCCCTTGAGCAGCCAAAGAAACTCGTCCCACCAGGCGAAGATGCCGATGATTCCCAAAAGCAGGGCTATCAACCCACCAACCAAGGCCACCATGATTATCTCCTCCTTAGGGGATTTGCATTTTTCGTGTGGATGGAGACGCCAAAGCGGAAACGGCCTCCACTCATTTCTAGGTAGCATGGGCCACGCCCGGCTGTCAAACCTTTGCGCCACCCCGGCCCCATGCCCGGACGCGCCATCCCCCCGCCGGATGGGGGGCCAAAACATAGAGCGCGCCGTCCTCGCCGGCCAGCCGCCAGCGCCGGGCCACCGGCTCGGCCGGGTCCGCCCCGGCCACCAACTCCTCGCCCAGGATGCTCACCGTCCGCCAGCCATCGCCCAAATCCAGGGCCACCGGAGTCTGGCGGGAGCGGCCGCTTTCCCAAAAGCGTACCCTGGCCGCCCGCCAAGCGCTAGCGGAAGGCCCCATAGACCCGCTCGTCGTGGGCCCCCCGGTCCAGGAGCACCTGCTT
It encodes the following:
- a CDS encoding Xaa-Pro peptidase family protein yields the protein MSWRFPSWYHLVPAEVIGPRVERIAAMCAEAGLDAVLLTDSYDVFYASGTSQQGLVLVPAAGEPLVLMRRHVGRAAAECPLAVTPISGLTQAAGMLREALPAGARLGLTMDVLSAADYLGWVKRLPGVELGDATRPWMELKAVKDAWELERIAASGKLAADIYAQLPGLIREGMSEAELAGEMQRLAISGGSIDYLRSRTGYHQTYSWHIASGPDGALPSALDAPFNGWGLSPAFPLGASPQPLVRGVPINIDFGVSLEGYQTDQTRTYVIGPAPDQVRRAHACLEEIEAALIDGLRPGAISGELFALAGEIAARHGLSDDWLGREGSKIRFCAHGVGQELGSPPYILQGSPAVVRAGETYALELKIVCDLGPVGLESTVAVMSQGPAANLTPAPSVLVELPG
- a CDS encoding M20/M25/M40 family metallo-hydrolase, yielding MTLSELLDRLCPPLGPPGREDEIRAVVRELVEAKAQRMEVDRLGSLRAWWNPDKRPLVMLDAHLDEVALIVQQVDDAGFIRVAPLGGLDKRLMPGSRVLLQTRPGQSLPALCGLLPPHVSHGKDLDKALAWEQLFLDPGLGSAEAVAEAGIQVGSMGVLDLGCGPLGEGCYFARNLDNRAGCAILAHLLERLADQGRELPFGLVMNFSVAEEVGLRGAMTSAFDLAPDLALCVESTMGETPGVVAWRNASHLGKGPAITVADGRIVVPARIVESLEEAAAEAGVPCQRKLPPYGGTDAGAIHTSRGGVPTGVVSVPTRYIHSQASLLKLSDLEAMAELVWAWLGRAEELL
- a CDS encoding cytoplasmic protein, with the protein product MADHSHGFVEEYKGLVGFGLDRPTDEATVWVYLQKFADDDCMRAILPRLEQKDLETVFDLISDLLRRHLSEEEYHDKFLKDPEPHHHHPIEE
- a CDS encoding FCD domain-containing protein, whose protein sequence is MHNRKRKKAYEEVAEAIRTQVFSGELSQDQQLPPERELAEGFGVSRVVVREAIRTLELAGILRVQKGAGGGTFVCHDLDKPLITSIENLLAGGDISLNDLFEMRLMLEPPAAALAAERARPEDLGPLREILEQAEGNHSDSQALRDDNLEFHRRLVALAGNPLLSVLCETVLSILVGTLRGKLNRRTSQTVHRFHHQIFQALLASQADLARKLTIDDLETLRDLYHRMGVQVAQDQASRKAS
- a CDS encoding TAXI family TRAP transporter solute-binding subunit, coding for MKRFSIIAIIAALILVGAGLAQGVTFISIGTGGTGGIYYPYGGGVAEVWSKYVKGVKAVAEVTGASVENVKLADKGETVVGEVMGGVALAGYKGLSKFRGKKHRILSMAIMYPNLLQVVVMKKSPITNIEQIKGKSISSGSPGSGTNFMAEAVFKALGIEKGSYDDKRLSFTETANALRDGTIEVGIWSVGPGTSSIMDLATTHEIRILSFTPEQVKKITGAVKTYMAVDLGAGVYRGVDKPVPTIGVWNVMIVQKSLDTELVYKLVSALWDHRDYMMKIHPSAAYTTPENAVKYSPIPLHPGTIKALKERGVTVPDILKP
- a CDS encoding DUF1850 domain-containing protein; this translates as MTALNRPVRLALLGLAGLALILIVLALLPGGVVLSITPVKGGPPLLELPLQPGERFTLHYYHSVENAPIWEEHSVDSSGRIYIEEERYLKYGAGMGKMPGVGRMIMRGPYEAITDMHLPTGDFVLRVGSPGVDHTILWRHTATNLSAVVPHQAVMFSARPESLLGELWHRLMPRKATPNTREP
- a CDS encoding TRAP transporter permease, which gives rise to MISTVNAAGAASQQGPNQALVNAVAKVVMVLAVSLSLYQLYTAGIAPLTALVQRSLHLGAILSLTFLLRPIGPWARKDRFNFWTLMDWALVLASVYCVYYICSNLNEIFARQGDWLEADVWVSVVGTLLTLEACRRVIGGVMAGICFAALIYAFTMGDVILAVLGCMLFARLCNSPKSWLTLLVGLAAVGYWLYGIYYEPYLLDMFLHKPYSVERIATTLWLTTEGIFGLPLGVAATFVFVFVLFGAFLEVTGGGNFFIDLAYALTGRFSGGPAKTAVLASGFMGSVSGSAVGNVVATGSFTIPMMKRVGYRPHVAGAIEAAASTGGQLMPPIMGAGAFLMAEFTNTSYLTIIKVALVPAILYYFTVLLFVHFEAQKQGIMGQPKDKLPKAWNVIKGGLHFIIPVGILVYVLMANYSPMMAGFVAVVSTLAASILANLVRWSLNKGVVKEISDQRLSAGELAKAEGSMVVTGLERGARNAIMVSVACAAAGIIVGMVTLTGMGLKFSSLVLDLSFGIEALAILLIGAASLVLGMGLPVTASYIVLATLAGPALLDLGVPLLVTHMIVFWYSQDANVTPPVSLASFAGAGVAGANPMQTAFTSWKLAKGLYIIPIIMAYRPMLGIANGKEYELMHWEVIFTWITTLCGLVAFASALDRYMFRKATILETAILVCAAGLLFWPDIVLPGGGVIPAWLVDSAGFGLLILVVIMQKVWRPAGAAPAAA